The stretch of DNA TGTGTAGGTGTTCGAATCTTCCTGCTGGGATTTCTATATGTTTTGGTTCTTTTTTGACGTGTCTATGGATCTTGCTTCTCTGACAGGGTAAGCATGAGCGTGCCCATTCCGCGATCTGTTTCTTCATATGTGGCCAAACGAAACTTTTACAAATGATTTTCCTGGTGCTGCGACCACTGGGGTGTGACAGATTATGTACAGAATCGAATACCCTTTTTCTCAAGGTTTGAGGTAAGTATGGTCTTAAGACGTTATTATAGGTATCACAGTAGATGTGTATATTGCTGTCGCGTACTGGGACTTTCCGCAACTTCCATCTGTCTCCCTTCGTCGGCTCCTTTAGAATGTTCTGCAGTTCTTGATCTTGTCTTTGTTCCTCTGCTATTTCCTCTGTTGTCATTAGGACTGGTAGGTCTATCGTCTCTATGCGAGATAGGGTGTCTGCCACCGTGTTTTTGCATCCTTGGATGTGCTCAATTTGTGTGGTGTACTGCCCTATAAAGTCTAATTGTCTTTGTTGCCTTGGCGTAGCTTTATCACTTTTTTGCTGAAATGCATAAATTAGTGGTTTATGATCggttttaataattatagacCTACCTTCCGCCCAGTGCTTAAAGTATTTTAAACTCTTATATATTGCTAAAAGTTCACGATCATACGTGCTGTATTTTCTCTGAGCTTTTTCTAGCTTCCTAGAAAAGAAACCCAACGGTTCCCAGATGCCGTCGTTGAGTTGCTCCAGTACAGCGCCAATAGCAGTATCCGATGCGTCTGTCTTCAACGCCAACTGAGCTCCTGTTTTGGGGTAGTGTAGGAGGGTTGCGTTCGCCATTTGCTCCTTGCATTTCTGAAATGCTTCCCCCGCTGCTGTCGTCCACTTGATTGGTTTATTACCGTTTCCTTTTCCGTTTGCAGTTATCTGGTTAAGTGGTATCTGTGTTTCTGCTGCTGCTGGCAGGAATCTCCTATAGAAATTGATAATGCCTAAAAATCTCTTTAGTTCGCGTGTTGTCTTGGGCTTGGAGTAGTTCTGCAACGCTTTCACACGCTCGTTCAGCGGTGAAACTCCTTCGTTGCTTATGGTGCAGCCCAAGTATTCTACGGTATTCTTCGCAAACTGGCACTTGTCAACATTGATCCTCAACCCGTGGTCTTGCAGTCTTTTGAATAATGTTTTCAAATGTAGCTCATGTTCTGCCGAGTTTCTTGAGGCTACTATAATGTCGTCGATGTAGCACCGGCAGAAATCTAAGTCCCTTAGGATATTGTCCATTACACGTTGGAATGTCTGGGCCGCATTAGACAATCCAAATGGCATTACTAGGTATTCAAACAAGCCAAATGGCGTTATAACCGCAGTCTTATGCCGATCCTGCACGGCTACAGGTACTTGATGATAGGCTTTCCTTAAGTCTACAACTGAGAATATTCTTGATCCATTGAAATTTTGCACAATATCGTGTATGTGGTACAGGGGATACTTGTCAGATACAGTTACGCTGTTAAGCTTACGATAATCGCCACGAATCCTCCACTCACCTGACTTTTCACGAATCAAATGTAGTGGGCTCGCCTACTGGCTTTTGGATGGTTAGGTTATGCCCTCGTTTAGCATGTGCTGAAATTCCTTCTTCGCCACTTGGAGCTTGTCAGGTGGTAAGCGACGTGCTCTTTCAGCCACTGGAGGTCCGTGGGTGGTAATATAATGGTAAACCTCTAACTTTTTTAATCCAAGGTTCTGTGGAAGCGTAACTGTTGGAAATTCTTTTAACAGAGTTTGAAATTGATTATTGCTATTTATTGTAGATACGGTAGGCATTTCTGACTTTGTTAATGTACCACTGCGGTATAAGGTTGTTGTAGGGTCAATTAAGTGACGTTTGTTTAGGTCGACCAACAAATTGTAGTGGCGTAGAAAGTCAGCGCCAATAATTGCCTTACCTACATCTGCTACGACAAACCTCCAAGGGAACTGCCTGCGGAGGCCCAGAGATAAGGTTATTGTCTTGTTTCCAAAGGTATTTATAACTGTACCATTAGCTGCATAAAGTTTGAAGTCCGTTGGTGCGGGATGTCGTCTACGATTACTGGGAATCACCGAAATGACCGCACCTGTGTCTATCAAAAAGGCCATCCTCGATTCTCTGTCTGTGATGACGAGACGATTCTTTGTTTGGCTGTCGTCAGCAACCGTCTCCACTTGCCACGACCTATTTAGTTTTCCTGCTTCGAACGCGCGTCCGGTTCCGTCCAGCTGCAGAGCTGAGAGCATTTAAATGATCGCTCTCCAAACTTCCTATGATAAAAACAATAATCTGGCCTCTTAATTTGGTGGTAACGATCAGCGCTTCTTCCGCGGGAGGAGCTGCGTCTTTTAAAGAATCGACCTCGGCTGCGGCTTCTGGGTCTTCTGCGGAAATTATCGTGAATCAACGTTTCCAATTGTTCCATTTTTCGCGTTAATGTTGCGATCTCTGAGCTTTGTTCACGAGGTGCTATTCTACGATGCGTATTTGACTCGCTTTCCGTAATGGCTGCCACTTCCGGAAACGACGATCTTTCGATCATTTTGTCCGCTAATGCTGCTAACCTATCCAATGCTGCGTCGTCGACCACAGCAAGGAGTTCTTGCACCCGCGTGGGTAAACGCTGAAGCCATAGCGTTTGCAAAACGTTTGCACTAACCTTTGCACCGGCGAGCAATTGCATCTCCCGCAACAATTCTGTCGGCTTCCGTCCGTTCAACTCGATCCCTGTGAGAAGCTGTCGAAGCTGTGCCTCCTCAGACGACGCCAACCGCTCTATCAGCGCTTCTTTAATCCGTCTGTACGAATCCTCGCACTCCAGGGCTGAGATTATGTCTCCGACGACTCTGATGATATTCCCGTCCAAATGTCGTAATACTGATGCACATTTTACCACATCAGACTTCACCCCGTACGCcgaaaattctttttccagCATAGCGAACCATAGCTTGGGGTCGTCTTTCCAAAACGTAGGGAGCTTTACGCTCCTGAAATCGCTGGCGTTTACCTCTGCCGCTGTTCCAGCTTCCATCTTCTCTTTATCAGTCATTTTCGCAAGGTTTCGGCACCAGTTGTGGCGGTCGATGGTCCGGTAAATAAACTAGGATGCTCTTTTAGgcttttgtaaaatatatctTTCTCTATACCTTTTCAGTCCGACCGTTACATTCAACTATCCTATTCagtcttcttctttttgtaCCTTTCTTACACTATATCCTCTACCTAGAGAGTAAACCTTAACCTAGTACGTTCTTAacctatatacatatagtCTATGGCTGAGAGGGGAATCGCctacataatacatataaaacTAAGTAGCGTAATATACTGTAGAATACCATGTATAATACATTGTAT from Osmia bicornis bicornis chromosome 10, iOsmBic2.1, whole genome shotgun sequence encodes:
- the LOC123988187 gene encoding uncharacterized protein LOC123988187, producing MLSALQLDGTGRAFEAGKLNRSWQVETVADDSQTKNRLVITDRESRMAFLIDTGAVISVIPSNRRRHPAPTDFKLYAANGTVINTFGNKTITLSLGLRRQFPWRFVVADVGKAIIGADFLRHYNLLVDLNKRHLIDPTTTLYRSGTLTKSEMPTVSTINSNNQFQTLLKEFPTVTLPQNLGLKKLEVYHYITTHGPPVAERARRLPPDKLQVAKKEFQHMLNEGIT
- the LOC123988232 gene encoding uncharacterized protein LOC123988232 codes for the protein MTDKEKMEAGTAAEVNASDFRSVKLPTFWKDDPKLWFAMLEKEFSAYGVKSDVVKCASVLRHLDGNIIRVVGDIISALECEDSYRRIKEALIERLASSEEAQLRQLLTGIELNGRKPTELLREMQLLAGAKVSANVLQTLWLQRLPTRVQELLAVVDDAALDRLAALADKMIERSSFPEVAAITESESNTHRRIAPREQSSEIKTQKPQPRSIL